Sequence from the Negativicutes bacterium genome:
CACCAGCATTAACCGCATCAATTAAATTGCCACCAGCAAATTGAACATCCTGCCCAATTTCCATAAAAACAACCGTCATACCTGTATCTTGGCAGATCGGTCTATCTTCACTACGTGCTATGTCAGCATTTCTAATTATTTGGTCTAATACGTCTCTCCCAAGAGGAGACTCCTCTGTTTCCTTACCTTTTACCAAGGCATCATAAACGTCTTGAGGCAAATAATAACAGGCTTCTTTGCACATATTAGCAACTGCTTCTGTTATTTGCTCAACTTGAATTGTACGCAATGCAAACCCTCCTAAAAAAATTATGTGAAATTTTTATTAAACTTACAGTCACAATCATAGCATATTTAGCTAGGCGTTTCAACCACTTTTCACCATAAGAAAGACCTTGAAAACCCTTGAAATCATCTACTAATTTGCCACTGTAGTTGTAATATAATAGTTGTATTTATCCAAACACAACCATTATATTTTACTCCTATTTTTTAATAATTACAATTGAATTATTTCAAATTTTACTATTTCCTTATTAATTTCTAATAAGCCACAGCTCGGCTTTCCTTGACGAGGACTCCCAACGCTTCCAGGATTAAATAAAACAACATTATCAATCATAACATTTTCAGCAATATGAGTATGACCGTAAATAACAATATCTACTTCATATTGTTTAGCCCACCACAATAACTCCAACTTTGAATTTTTGATTTTATATTGATGCCCATGAGTAATCCATATTTTCTTGCCAGCTATTTCGATAAATTCATCAACTTTATAATATGAGTGGTAATCACAATTTCCTTGTACCGCAATTACCTCTTTTACAGCACCTGTCCTTAATAACAACGAATCCTTATCATGATCACCACAATGAATCCATAAGTCCACTGCTCCCATTTTTTCTACTGCGATTTTAACAGCCTTCTCCTGCCCATGGCTATCACTCATTATGCCAATTTTCATTTTAAATACTCTGTTAATTTATCAGTCATT
This genomic interval carries:
- a CDS encoding metallophosphoesterase → MKIGIMSDSHGQEKAVKIAVEKMGAVDLWIHCGDHDKDSLLLRTGAVKEVIAVQGNCDYHSYYKVDEFIEIAGKKIWITHGHQYKIKNSKLELLWWAKQYEVDIVIYGHTHIAENVMIDNVVLFNPGSVGSPRQGKPSCGLLEINKEIVKFEIIQL